The proteins below are encoded in one region of Shewanella algae:
- a CDS encoding response regulator has protein sequence MKSSEPDLQLKSPIQKNYNRAVFYTYMGVIVLALLTAWVFFERQKTQQMELREEQVDRHVMQIDLLLESSIRAVKSLRNVAVDHLRLAEQVRKDRLPQYEKFNESGQFFTLEPNYAKSGEPFTNMGRITGSGSLDGRSDKFYQELEMLFELSLSFPVAKEAAPKASAIYYLSKRRMMSYYPWPSDEQRFRDELLNKKQFQLATPAMNPQRSVFWSEAYVDSAGNGLLTTLGVPIYLEDEFIGSINLDMTLASLAKQIRLYFKMPGTVILLDQGNNILSHSDFDTSSINRVYHISQRIPSELHSLPESELFDAHEGMIRNGYYIHSVALHNAPWRLLYLQDVDDLFLDSFEKLQLTFILVVLALSVLVTIVHWQTRRSFVSPASRLLSHLEDCSREPIRPPEKITQGWEPWFQLVSRIFEENQQYTRHLAEQNKRLDKLVARRTERLKETTERREREYALLRSLLDSIPEAIVFKDKEGKYLGCNKSAERVLGYTEAEMIGLNSDTLTSPEQAARIRAEDEQVLKDRAPLRYQEKVELAGKPVLLDTLKLPFYNRRGEMLGLIAVWRDVTREYESAEQLRLSEERYHLAMDAVEDGLWDWYLDSEQIICNPAYYTMLGYKTNEFPALLSTIDELIHPDDRIRVEEYREQYLADPIGAYEIEFRMRGKSGQYHWVLSRGRVVEFTANNEPRRMLGTHKDITRSKSNEVALLEAKKDAELANLYKSEFLANMSHEIRTPMNAIIGMLQLAQRTNLTVQQKDYLEKAGFSAQSLLRIINDILDFSKIEAGKLELERVSFPLDKVLEHALDINSLKAQEKGVELLLYAPVTAGLILKGDPLRLGQVLVNLLSNAVKFTSQGEIELGCEDVGERDHRITLKFWVRDTGIGISKEQQEILFDAFAQADGSTTRKYGGTGLGLSISKHLVSMMGGKMQVQSEPGVGSVFSFTISFEIAEEAKIEPLVMPEQLNSLRALVVDDNSTALQIYSTLMRDFHFEVDTAASGAEALYKLGKQETDLLLIDWMMPEMDGREVIRTLDEMVADGRISKRPVVIMMTAYAAEPLAQEVEDANVFALLQKPFKASTLFDEIISAFAEKPHPATVAEITDNQSGGHKGLVLLVEDNLINQQVASELLRSAGYEVDLADNGQIALEMVEQRQYDAVLMDIQMPVMDGLTATRELRKKYDRETLPIIAMTAHAMSGDREKSLAAGMNAHITKPIMLNELFDTLSEWVGRT, from the coding sequence ATGAAATCGAGTGAGCCGGATCTGCAGCTGAAATCTCCGATCCAGAAAAATTACAATCGCGCAGTGTTTTACACCTATATGGGGGTAATTGTACTGGCGTTGCTCACCGCCTGGGTGTTTTTTGAGCGCCAGAAGACCCAACAGATGGAGCTCAGAGAAGAACAGGTCGATCGCCATGTGATGCAGATTGACCTCTTGCTGGAATCCAGTATCCGTGCGGTCAAGAGCCTGCGCAATGTGGCCGTGGACCACTTGCGCCTGGCCGAGCAGGTACGCAAGGACAGACTGCCCCAGTACGAGAAATTCAACGAAAGCGGTCAGTTCTTTACCCTGGAGCCCAATTACGCCAAGAGTGGTGAGCCATTCACCAACATGGGGCGGATAACCGGTTCCGGTTCTCTCGATGGCCGCAGCGACAAGTTCTATCAGGAACTGGAGATGCTGTTCGAGCTGTCGTTGTCGTTCCCGGTCGCCAAGGAAGCCGCACCCAAGGCCTCGGCCATCTATTACCTGTCCAAGCGGCGAATGATGTCCTATTACCCTTGGCCTTCGGACGAGCAGCGTTTTCGCGATGAACTGCTGAACAAGAAACAGTTTCAACTGGCGACGCCGGCGATGAACCCCCAGCGCAGTGTGTTCTGGAGTGAGGCCTATGTGGACTCGGCCGGCAATGGTCTTTTGACCACGCTCGGGGTGCCCATCTATCTCGAAGATGAGTTTATCGGCTCCATTAATCTGGACATGACACTGGCATCGCTCGCCAAACAGATACGTCTCTATTTCAAGATGCCGGGCACAGTGATTTTGCTGGATCAAGGCAACAATATTCTCTCCCACAGCGATTTTGATACCTCCAGCATTAACCGGGTCTACCACATCAGTCAGCGGATCCCATCCGAGCTGCATTCACTGCCGGAGTCCGAGCTGTTCGATGCCCACGAGGGGATGATCCGTAACGGCTATTACATCCACTCAGTGGCGCTGCACAACGCCCCCTGGCGCCTGCTCTATCTGCAGGATGTCGATGACCTGTTTCTGGACTCGTTCGAGAAGCTGCAGCTGACCTTTATTCTTGTGGTACTGGCGCTGTCCGTGCTGGTGACCATAGTGCACTGGCAGACTCGTCGCTCTTTCGTCAGCCCTGCCTCGCGCCTGCTTTCGCACCTGGAAGACTGTTCCCGTGAGCCGATTCGGCCGCCGGAGAAGATCACCCAGGGCTGGGAGCCCTGGTTCCAGTTGGTCAGCCGCATTTTTGAAGAGAACCAGCAATATACCCGTCACCTGGCGGAGCAGAACAAGCGGCTGGATAAACTGGTGGCCCGGCGCACCGAACGGCTGAAAGAAACCACAGAGCGACGTGAGCGGGAATATGCCCTGCTGCGCTCTCTGCTGGACTCTATTCCGGAAGCCATTGTCTTCAAAGATAAAGAAGGCAAGTACCTCGGCTGCAACAAGTCGGCCGAGCGGGTGCTTGGCTACACAGAAGCCGAGATGATAGGCCTGAATTCAGACACACTTACCAGCCCGGAACAGGCCGCCAGAATTCGCGCCGAGGATGAACAGGTACTCAAAGACAGGGCGCCGCTGCGTTATCAGGAAAAGGTCGAGCTGGCCGGCAAGCCCGTGCTGCTCGACACCCTCAAGCTGCCGTTTTATAACCGCCGCGGCGAGATGCTGGGCTTGATTGCCGTTTGGCGTGATGTGACCCGCGAATATGAATCGGCCGAACAGCTGCGATTGTCGGAAGAACGTTATCACCTGGCGATGGACGCGGTGGAAGATGGCCTGTGGGACTGGTATCTGGATTCGGAGCAGATCATCTGCAACCCGGCTTACTACACCATGCTGGGTTACAAGACCAATGAGTTTCCGGCGCTGCTGTCGACCATAGACGAGTTGATCCATCCGGATGACAGGATCCGGGTCGAAGAGTATCGCGAGCAGTATCTGGCCGATCCTATTGGAGCCTACGAGATAGAGTTCAGGATGCGCGGCAAGAGTGGTCAGTATCACTGGGTGCTGTCCCGTGGCCGGGTGGTGGAATTTACCGCCAACAATGAGCCCAGGCGTATGCTGGGTACCCACAAAGACATTACCCGCAGCAAGAGCAATGAAGTGGCCTTGCTGGAGGCCAAGAAAGATGCCGAACTGGCCAACCTCTACAAGAGTGAATTCCTGGCCAATATGAGTCATGAGATCCGTACGCCGATGAATGCCATCATAGGCATGCTGCAGCTGGCGCAGCGCACCAACCTGACGGTGCAGCAGAAAGATTATCTGGAGAAGGCCGGCTTCTCGGCTCAGTCACTGCTGCGGATCATCAACGATATTCTCGACTTCTCCAAGATTGAAGCCGGTAAGCTGGAACTGGAGCGTGTCTCCTTCCCGCTGGATAAGGTGCTGGAGCACGCCCTGGATATCAACTCACTCAAGGCACAGGAGAAAGGGGTCGAGCTGTTGTTGTATGCCCCTGTGACCGCCGGGCTGATCCTCAAGGGCGATCCGCTGCGTCTCGGCCAGGTGCTGGTGAATCTGCTGTCCAATGCGGTTAAGTTTACCTCCCAGGGGGAGATTGAACTCGGTTGTGAAGATGTCGGCGAACGCGATCATCGCATCACCCTCAAATTCTGGGTTCGGGACACCGGCATAGGTATCAGCAAGGAGCAACAGGAGATACTGTTTGACGCCTTTGCCCAGGCGGATGGCTCCACCACCCGCAAATATGGCGGCACCGGCCTTGGCTTGTCCATCAGTAAGCATCTGGTGTCCATGATGGGCGGCAAGATGCAAGTGCAGAGCGAGCCGGGTGTCGGTAGTGTGTTCAGCTTTACCATCAGCTTTGAGATCGCCGAAGAGGCCAAGATTGAACCTCTTGTGATGCCGGAGCAGCTCAACAGCCTGCGGGCGCTGGTGGTGGATGATAACTCCACGGCGCTGCAGATTTACTCCACCCTGATGCGCGACTTCCACTTCGAGGTGGACACCGCCGCCAGCGGTGCCGAAGCCCTCTATAAGCTGGGCAAACAGGAAACCGACCTGCTGCTTATCGACTGGATGATGCCGGAAATGGATGGCCGCGAGGTGATCCGTACCCTGGATGAGATGGTGGCCGATGGCAGAATAAGCAAGCGCCCCGTGGTGATCATGATGACGGCCTATGCCGCCGAACCGCTGGCACAGGAGGTGGAAGACGCCAATGTGTTTGCGTTGCTGCAAAAGCCCTTCAAGGCCTCGACTCTGTTTGATGAGATAATCTCTGCCTTCGCCGAGAAACCCCATCCGGCGACCGTGGCTGAAATTACCGACAATCAGAGCGGTGGTCATAAAGGCTTGGTGCTGCTGGTGGAAGATAACCTGATCAACCAGCAGGTGGCCTCTGAACTGCTGCGCAGCGCCGGTTATGAGGTAGATCTGGCCGACAATGGTCAAATTGCCCTCGAGATGGTGGAGCAGCGTCAATACGACGCGGTATTGATGGATATTCAGATGCCCGTGATGGATGGCCTGACGGCGACCCGGGAACTGCGCAAGAAATACGACAGGGAGACCTTGCCGATTATCGCCATGACGGCCCACGCCATGTCAGGCGATCGTGAGAAGAGCCTGGCGGCGGGAATGAACGCCCATATCACCAAGCCCATTATGCTCAATGAACTCTTTGATACCTTGAGTGAATGGGTGGGCAGGACTTGA
- a CDS encoding zinc-dependent metalloprotease — translation MKPQSWTLLLALIAVPGLAQAAQEREAADVISESTQAEGFINLFYDAKAGQLYLEPSKLNQPMLLLSSLPHGAGSNDIGLDRGQLGYTRMVQFERQGPYILLKQLNTRFRADTDDQAEQRAVHEAFAESVLWRGKLLPGKRLLVPVNDLMLQDLHGISQQLVARGQGHYRLDTSRSVVLPASVKSFERNSDVDVQLTFASDKAGARVAEVTPDGQALSLRLRYSFIALPEPGYQARRYHPMSGYLSDEYKDYATAIDQDINQRFLLRHRLQKVNPGPEPSEVVEPITYYLDPGVPEPIRGALLEGGRWWEQAFNEAGFINGFKLELLPEGADPQDVRYNVIQWVHRASRGWSYGAAVTDPRSGEIIKGQVTLGSLRVRQDHLIARGLTAGWEDRQAADEAAMALSLARIRQLSAHEIGHTLGLDHNFAASTNNNASVMDYPHPYVRLDGKRVDISQPYAEGLGAWDKFAIKYGYGDFGDEAQTQAALKSLLKEVQQQGLRYIGEGDSRAASAAHAYASLWDRGEDPVKELARMQLVRRQALETFSAKALLPGQPLGELSDALVPIYLLNRYQISAAAKFVGGIDYNYLADADSGNWHFIAPELQKRALDTLLATLDPRELYLPTELLEQLVPKAGNYYRSRESFGSSLGVAVDQLSMAEVLSRHTVSALLNPERLNRVDQAFARDTEQLSVEDLLDRLLGKTLLKSLPSGDQTSIAMRVNAVVLDGMLQSLESDASAPEVKAMVRMKLDYLLKQLPRKEKRSSGYKAAHYGQLQAVLEQALKQAGVRVISKPAEIPPGSPI, via the coding sequence ATGAAACCTCAAAGTTGGACCTTGTTGCTGGCGCTGATCGCGGTACCCGGATTGGCGCAGGCGGCACAGGAGAGGGAGGCCGCCGACGTCATCAGCGAAAGCACTCAGGCCGAAGGTTTTATCAATCTCTTTTATGATGCCAAAGCCGGGCAGCTGTATCTGGAACCGAGCAAACTCAACCAGCCTATGCTACTGCTATCCAGCTTGCCCCACGGCGCCGGTTCCAATGATATTGGGCTTGACCGTGGGCAACTGGGATATACCCGCATGGTGCAGTTTGAGCGTCAGGGGCCCTATATTCTGCTCAAACAGCTCAATACCCGTTTTCGTGCCGATACCGACGACCAAGCCGAGCAAAGAGCCGTGCATGAAGCCTTTGCCGAATCTGTGCTCTGGCGCGGTAAACTCCTGCCAGGAAAACGTCTGCTGGTGCCGGTCAATGACTTGATGTTGCAGGACCTGCACGGCATCAGCCAACAGTTGGTGGCCAGGGGCCAAGGGCATTATCGTCTGGACACCAGCCGCTCTGTGGTGTTGCCAGCCTCGGTCAAGTCGTTCGAGCGTAACTCGGATGTGGATGTGCAGCTGACCTTTGCCAGTGATAAGGCCGGCGCCAGAGTCGCCGAGGTGACCCCGGATGGCCAGGCCCTGTCTCTGAGACTGCGCTATTCCTTTATCGCCTTGCCCGAGCCGGGTTATCAGGCGCGTCGTTATCATCCCATGAGTGGTTATCTGTCCGATGAATACAAGGACTATGCCACCGCCATAGATCAGGATATCAACCAGCGCTTCTTGCTGCGCCACCGGTTGCAGAAGGTTAATCCCGGCCCTGAGCCAAGCGAAGTGGTTGAGCCCATTACCTATTATCTGGATCCCGGTGTACCCGAGCCTATCCGTGGTGCCTTGCTTGAAGGCGGCCGCTGGTGGGAGCAGGCCTTCAATGAGGCGGGGTTTATCAACGGTTTTAAGTTGGAGCTATTGCCGGAAGGCGCCGACCCTCAGGATGTGCGCTACAACGTGATCCAGTGGGTGCACAGGGCCAGCCGTGGCTGGTCCTACGGTGCGGCGGTGACAGATCCCCGCAGTGGTGAAATCATCAAGGGCCAGGTCACTCTGGGGAGTCTGCGGGTGCGTCAGGATCACCTGATTGCCCGTGGCCTTACCGCAGGTTGGGAAGACAGGCAAGCGGCCGATGAAGCCGCCATGGCCTTGTCTCTGGCGCGTATTCGCCAGTTATCGGCTCATGAAATCGGTCACACCCTGGGGCTGGACCATAACTTTGCCGCTTCCACCAATAACAACGCTTCTGTGATGGATTATCCCCATCCCTATGTGCGCCTTGATGGCAAGCGGGTGGATATCAGCCAGCCTTACGCCGAAGGGCTGGGGGCCTGGGATAAGTTCGCCATCAAGTACGGTTATGGTGACTTTGGTGATGAAGCCCAAACCCAGGCCGCGCTCAAGTCGCTGCTCAAAGAGGTGCAGCAGCAGGGGCTGAGATACATAGGCGAGGGCGACTCGAGAGCTGCTTCAGCTGCCCATGCCTATGCCAGTCTCTGGGACAGAGGCGAGGATCCTGTCAAGGAGCTGGCCAGAATGCAGCTGGTCAGGCGCCAGGCGTTGGAGACCTTCTCCGCCAAGGCGCTGTTGCCGGGGCAACCCTTGGGTGAACTCAGCGATGCTCTGGTGCCCATCTATCTGCTGAATCGTTACCAGATCAGCGCCGCGGCCAAGTTTGTCGGCGGCATTGACTATAATTATCTGGCCGATGCCGATAGCGGTAATTGGCATTTTATTGCGCCGGAATTGCAGAAGCGGGCGCTCGATACCCTGTTGGCGACTCTGGATCCCAGAGAGCTTTATCTGCCAACCGAACTCCTGGAGCAACTGGTGCCCAAGGCCGGCAACTATTACCGCAGCCGCGAGAGTTTCGGCTCATCTCTGGGGGTTGCCGTGGATCAGCTGTCCATGGCAGAAGTGCTCAGTCGCCACACAGTGTCGGCGCTGTTGAACCCTGAGCGGCTCAACCGTGTGGATCAGGCCTTTGCCAGAGACACAGAGCAGCTTTCGGTAGAGGATTTGCTGGACAGATTGCTGGGTAAGACACTGTTGAAATCCCTGCCTTCGGGAGATCAGACCAGTATTGCGATGCGGGTAAATGCGGTGGTTTTGGACGGCATGTTGCAGAGTCTGGAGAGTGACGCCAGCGCCCCGGAAGTCAAAGCCATGGTGAGAATGAAGCTGGATTATCTGCTTAAGCAGTTGCCCAGAAAGGAAAAAAGAAGTTCAGGTTACAAGGCTGCCCACTATGGACAACTGCAAGCTGTGCTTGAACAGGCACTGAAACAAGCCGGAGTCAGAGTGATCAGCAAACCTGCGGAAATACCACCGGGATCGCCGATTTAG
- a CDS encoding M16 family metallopeptidase, translating to MPKILFLRAWLGSLLLLLCFVAKADGLSVSPRIHQGQLDNGLKYQLVDNKTPANTVIMRMRIASGSLLEAENEQGLMHLLEHMAFKGSAAVPEGDMIPRLQRLGLSFGADTNAVTEFTQTVYKFNITQGDEQKLDTGLMLMREIADRLTLDPKALAQEKAVVLAELKERTSAGLENYRNQLHFWYPSSLLPRRFPIGEVASIKAADVAKLRSLYQRFYTPERTTLILVGDLDIARTEAQIKQLFADWKPHPQAVAAAQVKLSPPVVRKQPQADAFFDPSLPTQVSLGVLTPIKPKPDGIERRRQLMLESLLSNMLYQRLQPHLFAEEGFTDASVEIGEEFGTAGRVQLALATLEDNWQDGVVLLEQTIRQALQYGFSNEELQQALKRQHKQYLLNLAGSNTIHSLNMAEALVSMDAEDLIPIEPADELAIFEALAPQITPALIQQTLTELWQGQPWIYLSGAKAPAAAEQQLLTAYENSLLQSVTPYKAKQASEFAYQSFGEPGKIVADKRDPDTGIRQLRFANGTLLNLKPTELEQGNVAVSLSLGFGDLPFPRQEGLGTLFNNAFIYGGLEQHSWQQLADIFAGQNISANIGVSTEGFGGVTNTNADELRTQLGLQAAFLTAPGWRQEAINLFRQQVKAESQSRNANPEEAFWDGLSGLLFPGDPRYGYGREEQVLQRDFAEIAKVLASALDKGMLEIALVGDFDEAQGIKAVAETFAAIKRHPAKAPAFERPVFPKVPAQSQILHRGAENSAALAWLWPTTDMQNVRRHSELMLLEQVMGILLNEEVREKAGAGYSPYTFNHFDWHPTGYGYLGLFTVTDAAKLKAAEQGFAAVVARVKAKGGIDADLLERARQPLLQWFESAPGSNGFWLDLAATAQSRPGRWQGWQQRRQILGQLDGEALEAVAREYLENDRRLSVTSSYGG from the coding sequence TTGCCAAAAATCCTGTTTCTCAGAGCCTGGCTCGGCAGCTTATTGCTGCTTCTCTGCTTCGTTGCCAAGGCCGATGGGCTCAGCGTCAGCCCTCGCATTCATCAGGGCCAACTGGACAACGGTCTTAAATATCAATTGGTGGACAACAAGACGCCGGCCAATACCGTCATAATGCGGATGCGGATCGCCTCCGGCTCGCTGCTTGAGGCGGAAAATGAGCAGGGGCTGATGCACCTGCTGGAACATATGGCGTTCAAAGGCTCGGCCGCTGTGCCTGAAGGGGATATGATCCCAAGGTTGCAGCGTCTCGGCTTGAGCTTTGGCGCCGATACCAATGCCGTGACTGAATTTACGCAAACAGTCTATAAGTTCAACATCACCCAAGGGGATGAGCAGAAGCTGGATACCGGGTTGATGTTGATGCGGGAGATTGCCGACAGACTCACTCTGGATCCCAAGGCGCTTGCCCAGGAAAAAGCCGTAGTGCTGGCCGAGCTCAAGGAGCGCACATCGGCCGGGCTGGAAAACTATCGCAACCAGTTGCATTTCTGGTACCCCTCCAGCCTGCTGCCCAGACGTTTCCCTATCGGTGAAGTCGCCAGCATCAAGGCGGCAGATGTCGCCAAGCTGCGCTCTTTGTACCAACGTTTCTATACCCCGGAGCGGACAACGCTGATCTTGGTCGGCGACCTGGACATCGCCCGTACCGAGGCTCAAATCAAGCAGTTGTTTGCCGATTGGAAGCCGCACCCTCAGGCGGTTGCCGCAGCTCAGGTGAAGCTTTCTCCGCCTGTAGTCAGAAAGCAGCCTCAGGCGGACGCTTTCTTCGACCCCAGTTTGCCGACTCAAGTCTCTCTTGGAGTGCTGACGCCCATAAAGCCAAAGCCTGATGGTATTGAACGGCGTCGTCAGTTGATGCTTGAGTCGCTGCTGAGTAACATGCTCTATCAGAGGTTGCAACCGCACCTGTTTGCCGAAGAAGGTTTCACCGATGCCTCCGTTGAGATAGGGGAAGAGTTTGGCACTGCGGGAAGGGTGCAATTGGCTCTGGCGACCCTGGAAGACAACTGGCAGGATGGCGTGGTACTGCTGGAGCAGACCATACGCCAGGCCTTGCAATACGGTTTCAGCAATGAAGAGTTGCAGCAGGCGCTGAAACGCCAACATAAGCAGTATCTGCTCAATCTGGCCGGCAGTAACACCATTCACAGCCTGAATATGGCCGAGGCTTTGGTATCAATGGATGCCGAGGACTTGATACCGATAGAACCAGCAGATGAGCTGGCCATTTTTGAGGCTTTGGCGCCGCAAATTACCCCGGCGCTTATCCAACAGACACTGACTGAGCTTTGGCAGGGGCAACCCTGGATCTATCTCTCCGGTGCCAAGGCGCCGGCCGCGGCGGAACAACAACTGCTGACGGCATATGAGAACAGCTTGCTGCAATCTGTTACCCCCTATAAGGCCAAACAAGCCAGCGAGTTTGCCTATCAAAGCTTTGGTGAACCCGGGAAGATAGTGGCCGATAAACGGGATCCCGATACCGGAATACGCCAGTTACGTTTTGCCAATGGGACTCTACTCAATCTCAAACCTACCGAGCTTGAGCAGGGCAATGTGGCCGTCAGCTTGTCATTGGGATTCGGTGATTTACCATTTCCGCGCCAAGAAGGTTTGGGCACTCTGTTCAATAATGCCTTTATTTACGGCGGGCTGGAGCAGCACTCCTGGCAACAGCTGGCGGATATCTTTGCCGGGCAGAACATCTCGGCAAATATTGGCGTCAGTACTGAAGGCTTTGGCGGCGTGACCAATACCAATGCCGATGAACTCAGAACCCAACTTGGGCTACAGGCCGCCTTTCTAACCGCCCCGGGTTGGCGACAGGAAGCCATCAACCTCTTCCGGCAACAAGTCAAGGCAGAGAGCCAGAGCCGTAATGCCAATCCGGAAGAGGCCTTCTGGGATGGTCTGAGCGGACTCTTGTTCCCCGGCGATCCCCGATATGGTTACGGCCGGGAAGAACAGGTATTACAGCGGGACTTTGCTGAAATTGCCAAGGTGTTGGCGTCGGCGCTGGATAAGGGAATGCTGGAAATCGCGCTGGTAGGTGATTTCGATGAGGCTCAGGGGATAAAAGCGGTCGCTGAGACATTCGCCGCCATCAAGCGGCATCCGGCCAAGGCTCCGGCCTTCGAACGGCCGGTATTCCCCAAGGTGCCGGCACAGAGCCAAATCTTGCACCGGGGCGCAGAGAACTCGGCGGCACTGGCCTGGCTGTGGCCGACCACCGACATGCAGAATGTTCGACGCCACAGCGAACTGATGTTACTTGAGCAGGTGATGGGCATTCTGTTGAATGAAGAGGTCAGGGAAAAAGCCGGCGCCGGATATTCGCCTTATACCTTTAATCATTTCGATTGGCATCCAACAGGTTACGGTTATCTGGGGCTCTTTACTGTCACAGATGCCGCCAAGCTGAAGGCTGCCGAACAGGGCTTTGCCGCGGTCGTGGCCAGAGTCAAGGCCAAGGGTGGCATAGATGCCGATCTGCTGGAGCGGGCGCGCCAGCCCTTGTTGCAGTGGTTTGAAAGTGCCCCGGGAAGTAACGGTTTCTGGTTGGATCTGGCGGCAACGGCCCAAAGTCGGCCGGGCCGCTGGCAGGGATGGCAGCAGCGCAGGCAGATACTGGGGCAACTGGATGGAGAAGCCCTGGAAGCCGTGGCCCGTGAGTATCTTGAGAATGATCGCCGCTTGAGTGTGACCAGCAGTTACGGCGGCTAA
- a CDS encoding protein kinase domain-containing protein: MQTPELQHFYISEEQSVYLLKADDARKHRAWIRLCRQQLIKLGYDDPQLIGKGAYGFVFAGRNSHGQEHVFKFSRITLPQQVQDRLEEEAFMLSQVNHPNVPPLIKFDRVGRQGILVMARAQGQDLDQRCRRQGALPVAEIMSIARQLADLLQYLRSGRPLVHGDIKPSNLVYDPEEDKLSLIDWGSAVFAQRDADNRPVGGNVMELMSSDQQHTNARMGDVYFIGDEQLSGALSSPRFDEQGVAATLYALASGQASRFGSQVIPPTSIGLPMELARILEGMLGSDPLTRLKAGDYFLRSMRYSQHLLLPPLPQELNAEIPVWVQKRARDVETVSYSSRKSFLRSHHPDADAEAIRAEDIQLEKYYRNFLAGMGDTEKGFIAAVGRLGQYPIVGGLAIHWQETGVYIDSNLALYDEELRPALIQAVNNMVTLARGIHRIGIFKACFFNAKDTLHLERSAPSEPFKAKADQLLPFEVGDVPTLEDQSRLHSYFEDGRDPDENLELPAEIMTELGWLNQIHHTGCIIFEALPTHMKIHSYLRLLNPRKQAQFRACLDRILRHVDKIQGQGVSGFMKLPYKNTRRFEHLQRKPERFYPRNPKSGG; this comes from the coding sequence TTGCAAACACCTGAACTGCAGCACTTTTATATTTCTGAAGAGCAGTCCGTCTATCTGCTTAAGGCCGATGATGCCCGCAAACACAGGGCCTGGATCCGCCTCTGCCGCCAGCAACTGATCAAGTTGGGCTATGATGACCCGCAACTGATAGGCAAAGGCGCCTATGGTTTTGTGTTCGCCGGACGAAACAGCCATGGTCAGGAACATGTATTCAAGTTCTCTCGCATCACCCTGCCTCAGCAGGTACAGGACAGATTGGAAGAAGAGGCTTTCATGCTGTCTCAGGTCAATCATCCCAATGTGCCGCCACTGATAAAGTTCGACAGAGTCGGGCGCCAGGGGATCCTGGTGATGGCCAGAGCTCAGGGCCAGGATCTGGATCAGCGCTGCCGCCGCCAAGGCGCCTTGCCGGTGGCAGAAATCATGAGCATTGCCAGGCAGTTGGCGGATCTATTGCAATATCTTCGCAGCGGCAGACCCTTGGTACACGGGGATATCAAACCTTCCAACCTGGTTTATGACCCAGAGGAAGACAAGTTGTCTTTGATTGACTGGGGCTCGGCGGTATTTGCCCAGCGCGATGCCGACAACCGCCCGGTTGGCGGCAATGTGATGGAGTTAATGTCGAGCGATCAGCAGCATACCAACGCCCGCATGGGCGATGTTTACTTTATCGGCGATGAGCAACTCTCGGGGGCGCTTTCCAGCCCCAGGTTTGATGAACAGGGGGTTGCCGCCACCCTCTATGCGCTGGCGTCCGGTCAGGCCAGCCGCTTCGGTTCCCAGGTTATCCCGCCTACCAGCATAGGTCTACCGATGGAACTGGCCAGGATCCTCGAGGGGATGTTGGGCTCAGATCCTCTCACCCGCCTCAAGGCCGGCGACTACTTCCTGCGCAGTATGAGATACAGCCAGCATCTTTTACTGCCACCGCTGCCACAGGAGCTGAATGCCGAGATCCCCGTCTGGGTACAGAAGCGAGCCCGGGATGTGGAAACAGTCAGCTACAGTTCGCGTAAGTCGTTTCTGCGCAGCCATCATCCGGACGCCGATGCCGAGGCTATTCGCGCCGAAGATATTCAACTGGAGAAGTACTACCGCAACTTCCTCGCCGGTATGGGAGACACAGAGAAGGGCTTTATCGCTGCCGTAGGCCGCCTGGGTCAGTATCCTATAGTGGGCGGTTTGGCGATTCATTGGCAGGAGACAGGCGTCTATATCGACTCCAACCTGGCGCTTTATGATGAAGAGCTCAGGCCGGCATTGATTCAGGCGGTCAACAACATGGTGACCCTGGCCCGGGGCATTCATCGCATAGGTATCTTCAAGGCCTGTTTCTTCAACGCCAAAGATACCCTGCACCTGGAACGCAGCGCCCCTTCAGAGCCGTTCAAGGCCAAGGCGGATCAGCTGCTGCCCTTTGAGGTGGGCGATGTGCCGACACTCGAAGATCAATCCAGGCTGCACTCTTACTTTGAAGATGGCCGGGATCCGGATGAAAACCTGGAGCTGCCTGCGGAAATCATGACAGAGCTGGGCTGGCTCAACCAGATACACCACACAGGCTGTATCATCTTCGAAGCCCTGCCAACCCATATGAAGATCCACAGTTATCTGAGACTGCTCAACCCGAGAAAACAGGCGCAGTTTCGCGCCTGTCTGGACAGGATCCTCCGTCATGTCGACAAGATCCAGGGCCAGGGGGTTTCGGGGTTTATGAAGCTGCCCTATAAAAATACCCGCAGGTTCGAACACCTGCAGCGCAAGCCGGAACGCTTCTATCCGAGAAACCCCAAGAGCGGAGGTTAG